Part of the Prunus dulcis chromosome 8, ALMONDv2, whole genome shotgun sequence genome is shown below.
CACAATGGCTGCAGCTTGCAGGGTACAATTTATTTagcaattaattaattaattaattagtaaatgGACCAACTtcaatcaaacttgaaaacaGTTCAAGAATAAGAAGGGGGATGGATGAAAATTTGAACAATTATAGATTAATTTTGCTCTcactaattatataaaatggTTATTGTTTTAGCATTGCAATTTTTCATGAACATGGTTAGTCTTTCTTTTGAAGTCCCAATATCCATCTTCAAATGCATAATCTTACCCTAATCTATTAGAATTCAGGTCACATTGTGCTTTATTTTGATAAACAAACTGGTTTCTGATGCACTCTCAGGTCTTTCCCTAAAGACTCAGGAACTCACAGCTCTGTTCCTAGCAGTAAGGTTGTTCTGTAGTACAATGATGGAGGGTGACATTCACACTGTGCTAGATTTTCTTACTCTCGTGGCAACGGCGTGGGTCATATATATGATACGGTTTAAATTGAAGTCGACCTACATAAAGGAACTGGACAATTTTCGCTTATATTACCTGGTAAAGATCTTCGACCTCCCTTTAAATTAAGTGTTTGTGTGCACAAGTAAATGTATGTATTATTTAGTGTATACATGTGTAGCTGGGAACCGTTTGAGGAATTTATACATATGTATAAATATTACATGTGTATACGGTCTGTATGCCGGTTCATCTGACCCGAATGCTTTGTCAAATACGTGGGAAATCATTTGAAGAATGTATTCAAAGACCAGAACTATTTAATTGGAGATTATAAATTTTAGGTGAGGCTGCATTTGTCATATTGTCAGTTAGGATGTTAATGTTAACAGTAAATTTGAAGGGAAGAATTCTATTAAACCTTGAAATTTGCTTATGTAGTTTCTTTCTCCATTGTGCATCTCCATAGCATGATTTTCAATTGCCAGTTGTTATAAAACCAAATGGCAGACAAGATTGAATCACGGAGAAACGAAAAATTTTGCTTTCGATTTGAGAAGATTTGGAGCTGCTTCCATATGCATGTGTTGTTTAGACTATGGCCAGCCTCAAACCATTACTATATTGCAACAGGCACTGATCTTGAATGAACATGTTTACTATACTTGAAGTACAGAACCAGAAACTGGTATTGTAGCTTTAGAAAAGGTACAAGAATATTCACATTTGTTTTGCCTCATAAACCACAATGCAGGTGGTGCCTTCTGCTGTCCTTGGTGTGCTCGTCCACCCCTACACACTAAATTATCGCTTCTGTCGAATCCTTTGGGCATTTGGTGCAAACATGGAGGCTGTTTCAGTTCTGCCTCAACTTCGGTTGATGCAGAATGCAAAGGTACAGTTTACATCAGATTAAAACTATCACCCGTTTTACCAACTGACTGGACGTTATTTTgatctttgttttcttcttatcATGCTTGTTTTCAGATGATTGAACCATTTACCTCCCATTATGTATTTGCATTGGGGATTTCAAGATTTTTTGCTTGTGCTCATTGGATTATTCAGGTTTGTCATGACTACATCCATATGAAGTTTTACAATTAGACATGTATCTGACTAAATGCGACATTTTGCAATTTACGTGCAGATCTATGAGACTAACGGGACATATATATACTACATTGGGAGTGGATATTTCTGGCTTTTGTCAGCTTTCCTCGGTGAGATGGTTCAAACATTCATCTTAGCTGACTTTTGTTACTACTACATAAAGAGGTAAGCCCCGAGAAAAATCTTGCATACGACCTCTCTCGAagcttttatatatacaaCGGTTGCATACAATAAAACCATGCCCCTTGTGCCACGCTCTAATGACTAATCTCAGATGCCCTGAACCCTCCTAACACagtattttctgttttgcagtAAAATGGCAGGGCAGCTGATAATGAGGATGCCTCCTGTCTAGAGCTGCAGGGCTTAATGATGTACTGCCCTTCGTTCTCTGAGCAAAATATACAAGCATCTTGTGACAGGGGGTTGGAAGTAAATGAGTAAATGTGTTACTCtcgtttctttttctttatgccATAGTACGACTGTAAGACATGGTTACTTGTGCCTTTTGGGTTTGGGAATGAACGAATTTTTTTGCAGTCAAGAATTGAACGAATGTACTTGTCGAATTTTACCTTGTCAACTCCTAATTTGAGGAACTTTCCTATTGTGCGGATTCATAATGTAGATGAATGCACTGCACCTATTAAAGCGACGTATTCACCCTTCACTAATAAGGTATAGATTAATTACAATTCATTAAGGTGACAGATTCACTCTTCACTAATAAGGTATAGCTTAATCACAATCCATAGAATTATGTTTCCAATAAGTAGCTGTTAAAATTACGAGTTCACCCTTCATTcgtaaattataaattaatcaCAGTTCATTGAATTACATTCTCAAGTCGATATATGAATTCAAACTAAAGATGCACCCTAATTTCAGAATTATCAACTGGGCGCAAAGTGTTTATTTTGGCCCAAATTGTCAACAAGAACGGACCTTAGAAGGGGGCAACCTGGACTATAGCCCAGATGATTTGTATGTCTTTAAGCCTAAACTAAAACATTAGCCCACCCAAGTATAGTCTTTCCACACTTTACGCATCcccttcttcctttttgtttgtctGTTCCGTTGCAATAGCCAAACATTTCCTTcagttttatttctttaagggcaaaaataaaatatcatccCACCCAAGTCCCACACCACTCACGCATAAACAAACcccttcttctcttttttttgtttttggttttgttttgttacaATAGCCTCCCTGTACGTCGAtcgaaaaataaagaaataattaatatatttaaaataattacgTATTTATAAAATATCGTCTCAATTcattctgaaaaaaaaaaaaatgaagtagAATTAGGAGTATATATTGTCTTAGGACTACGTTAACTAAAAGTAAAAGAATATTCAtattgttttaaaataaaacgtCAATTTATtagtaattttttaattttactagtttttatatgtattctttattattttaatttattttatcaataaaattcatttgtaccaccaaattttgtattttttttaaatatacatacgtaaaataaattttgaccACTCCATTTTTAAATTCTGAACCCGTCCCTAATTGTCGAAAAATAGGCTCAAGGTACAACCCAATGCGTATAAAGTCTATGAATCCAAACAGCGACACGTGGTAACCATGCCTAATACAAGTAACTGCAATGCTCGGTCATACGAAATTCAAACCCGGTCTATGCGCTACATACCCTATCTTCTACTTTTTTGAACAAACTCATCCCCCAACAACCCGCCACGTGTCAACTACCCTACAAACACAACCAACCTCAACCATTCCCCTTTCACCACGTGTCCGCATCACCGAATCTGAGCAACACCTCGACACGTCAACATCACTCTCCGTAAAAGGTGCAGACCAGCTTGACCCTGCCGAGCTGCGACTCTCAACATGCGCGCCAGTGCGCCACGTTTCAGTCTCTCAATCCCATCCTTATGGGATGCGGGCCCCGCGTTTTGCCCAGCTGGGACACGTGGCGGTTGTGGACGATGCCACGTAGAACTACTGTCATGGGGATTCGTGGAGAGAAAAGGACGGTAGAGATTCTCGGGGTGACAGCAAGATCTCGCACCACGCGTCCGTACGCATGTGCCAGGCTGTCAGAGCCCCAGAGCTCTCCGCCTATGCGTTGTTATTTACGGTTGCCAGGCGCGGACACGTGTCCGATTCTAAGCTCTCCATGCACTTGTGCCACATGGCGCGCCCTAAACCTGCGAGCGTGCTTCTTGGCTCAAAGAAATCTCCCTTTAACACTTGAGAAGAGTTTGTTTCCCGCTAAATTAACCCTTAAAAAGACGATTTTCGATTATTTTAACCAGCGGTTAATTAGGATTAGTGGCGAAGAGTTTTGCTAATCCCGTCCGCTAAAAATATATCCGAAAATATCCTACGTGTCTACCCCCCGTCTCTGTCGCCTTCTACTCTTCCGCCACGTGGCGCCCTCCCTCGCTTCCCTCCCCAGCTATTTCCTTACCCTTTTTCTCTCCTCAGAAAATCTGACAGCAAACCCTAATGTGAATTtcaaaacacagagagagagagagagagagagagagagagaggaactTTCTTCATATAACTACGAAGCTCCAGCTTCAAGCttgaagttttcttttttcagtttgAGGCTCTTTGATACGTTGAAAATTTAAGCTTTACGGCAATGGTGGAAGTTTCGGAGCCCGGATTGAAAGAGGAGGAGATTGAACTCGATTTAGGGTTGTCAATCGGAGGCAGTTTCAGAAAACCAGAGAAATTGCAGCCCGTCAACGGCTTCGGCTTGGATCGGAGAGAAAAGGAGAACCAAACGGCGTCGTCGGAGCCGGAGGGCGCGCTTCTTGATTCGCAGACGAAGCGGGAGATCCAGGCGCTGCGGAGGCAAGAGGCGAAGAGGAAGCGCGAAGAGAAGAGAAGCCGAGGAAGGAACGAGGCCCAAACAGAAGATCAACAACAGCAACCGGCgatcaagagagagagaacagagACGAACGTGAATGTGAACGTCAATCTGAATATGAATAACGGCGAAACGGAGCCCCGCTACCCGGTTCAACCGGCTCAGTACCCGTACCCGCCGGTGCAGTTCGTTCCATACACGAACGGCTTCGCGTACCCTTGCGCGATGCCGTGCTGGGCTCCCAGCGGTGGCGGCGGTTTCAGGCCGTTTCAGGCGCATAAAAATTTGGCAAATAACGGGTGCGAAACGGAGGAGAATGGTGGAGTTGGTAAAATGACGTCGTCGAATGGCGGATTGGGTAAAATGGGGTCGTTGAATGGGTCCCCGATGTGTAGCTCCTCTACCGTTTCTGATCATCAAAGCGCAGTTTCTCATGAAGGTACTGTATACATACTCTAAATTGTGCATATCCTTCgtttcttattttgttaaaattaatttattttttttctgccaaaatagaatttggtttttattttttgggtttcaaaATCTTTTAGGTGGTGGAAGCAGTGAGACCAGAAGCCATTCAGGCCAGAGCTTACCAGAAAAAACCCATTTGAACAATGGTTCAATATCAAAAAAGACCAAGGCCCAATCTGAACACACAGCTACCTCCAACTcatttaaatcaaattctcaAGGCAATGATAAAAAACTGGCTCCCAAAGAAGAACCCAAATCAGAAAACACAGAGCCAGTTTCAATCCCCAAACCCATCTCATCAAATGGAGATTCTGCAACTTTAACAAGTACTCCATTGAAAGAAATTACCAAAATGGACCCTATTGCAAAGcccccaaaaccccaaaccCAGTGCAGTTCTCTTCCCCAAATGCCTTATGTCTCCACCACGGGGAATGGCCCAAATGGGAAAACAATTCATGGGTTCTTGTACAGCTACACAAAATCTGAGATCAGCATTGTCTGTGTCTGCCATGGAAGCACATTCTCACCAGCTGAATTTGTGCAGCATGCTGGAGGCACTGATGTATCTCAGCCTCTGAGACACATAACTGTGATCCCATCTGCTTTTGGATGATGAGAGCTGAATCTATCAGCTGATATGGAAACTGACCCTTTTTcatttctggtcgtctttatCTTAATTTGCTAGCTTTTAGCTTttagtttttgctttttaattgCAGCTGATGAGAGTTACTTTGGTGGGGATTTGCATACATGTTGTATGCAGAAGGAGATGGATAGATTGATGGGAGGCAGGCTATACCAAAACCTCAGTTTACATGAGTTCTTGACTGGAAATTAATGGGACAGACAAGCttatcttttgcttttttttttctttttttttctttttttcttttttttttgggtattttgtGTGTATAAAGTTTTCCTAAATGTGATTGGCGTACAGTTAGCCTTTTAGATCTAATATtcttgtatataaatatgatatcctcctttttttcaatattttgtttaacATACTTCCTACAAATTCATCCCAGCTATTTCAAATTCTTAAGGTGGTGGGAGAACTTGAGCTTGgttaccttttttttctatGGCTcaatactaattttttttgttttgggcaAACATACTAATGTATGGTATAATTTACTTATTTGTAACGggaaaataagaaagtaaGAAAATCGGGGAATTTAGAAATATGGGAAGTAAGGGAAATTTAGAAATATGGGAAGTAAGGAAGCGGGTAACGAAATCGGAAAACATAGAAATATGATATCCCTTTTAGTTGATCAAATTCCTAATTTAGGgataatttcttttcttctctcatacatacatattttgataaataaacatttcattaataagatctctctttttttgttaccctttattttctctctaaTTAATCCCAAAACATAGAATAGCCCATGATCAATGTGGGCACAGCCCAATGAAGGACGAGTGGGTCTACGGGTAGTCATTGGCTTGGCCCAATTTACCAGCCCCCACAAGGCATAGTTCAGCTGAGCACTAAACAATTGCTCAACGTGCTCAACAAACACTCAAGTTTTATTTTCCCCCAAAACTTTCCATTTTACCCATCCCATGGGTGTGCTGAGCGGCAAATTGAGCAAAACTCTTTAATACGCACGAGACTATGAAGCAATGAATAccctataaaaaattaaagaaacttGGCTCTAAATTTACATTTAAAACACATATTTTGTTGTGACTATCTAAGTTTGAAATAATAGGTAAATATGGTGTAACATAGTGGAAACAGACATTAACTTACAGATCAATAGTTTTATTTCAAACCTCTATGATACTTTGGTAGTGTTTGTGTGAACCTCTATGGCACATTAGTGATGTGTATAGGGCTGGGCATTCAAACTGGTAACCCGGTTTTGGTTTGGGTTGATTTggtttattttcaaattttttttttcataagtTTGAACCCAAATCAAACCGAAATATATGGTTTGGTATATATTTTGCAATATTCAAAACCACAGTTTAACCAAACGAAACCGAtgctattaaaaaaatattatatataatattattataggatatatatatatatatataatacatagtttcaattttttctttttcttctctctccatctctccGTTTGTCTTGTCTCCATCAgtccctctctctctatgttttttttttctccttcttcttatGTATGTCTTCACTCCCTCTCCCCatctccctctttttttttccttcttcttcttctccatatctccctctttttttcttcttctcctctccaTCGCTTTtatttactctctctctctctctctctctctctctctctctctaagaaAGTCAAAAAACCCAAACGGAACTGAACCAACCCACCAAGTCCGGTTAATCGAAGTGGTCGGTTTTCATcaattatggtttggtttcgGTTTTCAAAATGACACAAACCAAGCCCTACGGTTCGTTGTTCGAGTTGAGCCCAAAACTGAATCAACCCAGACCGAACCCACCCTAGGTGTGTATGTAAGAAACTCAATTCCccttataatttagactatcgtttgaataataaaataaataaataataaaaaataaagtaatagatcctttgaataaaaaaaacattacttGCATCTTCAAAATAAACCACATACTTTAAAAAATGACTCATTTAACA
Proteins encoded:
- the LOC117637629 gene encoding ER lumen protein-retaining receptor erd-2.2, with translation MGRRRSSPVNVLFQWVRSQSMKVKVFLGAFLALCALLALRFWVRNHHYFFIASEVVHVLGIIVLIYKLTTQKTCSGLSLKTQELTALFLAVRLFCSTMMEGDIHTVLDFLTLVATAWVIYMIRFKLKSTYIKELDNFRLYYLVVPSAVLGVLVHPYTLNYRFCRILWAFGANMEAVSVLPQLRLMQNAKMIEPFTSHYVFALGISRFFACAHWIIQIYETNGTYIYYIGSGYFWLLSAFLGEMVQTFILADFCYYYIKSKMAGQLIMRMPPV
- the LOC117637263 gene encoding uncharacterized protein LOC117637263, which produces MVEVSEPGLKEEEIELDLGLSIGGSFRKPEKLQPVNGFGLDRREKENQTASSEPEGALLDSQTKREIQALRRQEAKRKREEKRSRGRNEAQTEDQQQQPAIKRERTETNVNVNVNLNMNNGETEPRYPVQPAQYPYPPVQFVPYTNGFAYPCAMPCWAPSGGGGFRPFQAHKNLANNGCETEENGGVGKMTSSNGGLGKMGSLNGSPMCSSSTVSDHQSAVSHEGGGSSETRSHSGQSLPEKTHLNNGSISKKTKAQSEHTATSNSFKSNSQGNDKKLAPKEEPKSENTEPVSIPKPISSNGDSATLTSTPLKEITKMDPIAKPPKPQTQCSSLPQMPYVSTTGNGPNGKTIHGFLYSYTKSEISIVCVCHGSTFSPAEFVQHAGGTDVSQPLRHITVIPSAFG